ttttgtgccataagtgaacTTGTCCTTTCACAACAGTTAAAACATTTATATGTACATGGATGCTTATGTACAGAGTCTGTCTCAGAGGGAAACAACATACATACAcacaacaaatattttgaaaatatttttatttttacatttatagcATATAGAAAGGTATCATGTAAAAATGTCAATTATGCATTCCCATAGTAAAATCCTAGCATTTTGTATCACATCTTGCAGACGAGAATCGTACAAGAAATTGTCCAATTTTCTGTTGATTAATCTTCCTTTTCCTCTGGTCTTTTTCCTTTGGGCATCTACCAAAATTATAGATTCTCTCATTATGTTGTCAATCATATGAAAGTTAGTTCAAATGCAAGAACCTGAATTCTTATTGGTTAGTAGATCAGACAGCATATCAATTCAATCCATTCAAAAAATTACGAAATAAATTGGTTAAAAACACAaaacttttttgtctttttcatcatGCTTATTAGAATTATTATTGACTAACAACAGAGACAAACATAAATAGAAGAAACTAAATCTAAACATATAAATGTAACATTCAAGAGTAGACGGATAGAAAGAGCAAACAAGTAGGTATTGGAAATACTTAAGGAGGACTGGTTATATGCTTCCTTTCCTCCTATTTTTGTCCAAGTATTTTATTCATAGCAGAAACGAAATCTATAACAGTCAATATATTCTGTATAAACTCTCTATAAcacatgtatgttttgttcactattatatttatttgttatttttgtgattgtatttattatattttgtgaaCCTGTATTTAAAATCTGTGTAATCAAAAAAAAAGTGTGATATTTTGAAACTTGTTATAACCTCTATCAGTATATACACTAAAGTCTGCAGTTAACTGAAGGATGTTCAAATGATGCCAACTATAATGGGTTAGGATAAGATTACCATGTAATAACTGTTTAAGCCTGGTGGAATTCATGGGGAATTTTATAGTCTACCAAccatatataaaattaaaaaaactttagaTAGTTTTAGAGGGAATTGTAAAGATCATTAAATATGCCCCAAAATTTTGGAAGGTCATTTCTAACTGCAAAAGATCTGAGATAATTTTATTGGTTTTAGgtgctttaaatacatgtacaaccaGAAAAGTATTCTTTATGACACAAATATAAAACAGTGGACTGCATAATGCTTGAGTTAAAATAAATTCCACCTGACTTCAAATATGTTTGGAAATCAAATCTCAACAGTCCATCAAGAAACGTTTCTTTTCCCCCCAGAAAGTATTAACTGTTCATGCATGTGACTAATGAAGCCCCCCTCTGCATGTGTGTGCGTGTGTGATACATACCAGCCAATCCAGAGGCTTAGACAGAAGGTACTCAGTAAGGAAGTTGACTGTTTCTTGTACATATCCCATTTTGTCTTGTGCCTGGGCTAATAACCAACTGGGAACTTCTTCATAAGAGTTGACCTACAGTTCAAATACATAATCCAAGCATGTAAATAAACTGTTTTTAGTTTTATTCaacaaattaaaagttttcatAAATCAGTATGTATGTGTCatgaaataatgaatgaaaaacaattaatCTACACAGAAAAcgttttttatatattcaaatgtaaatgaaccacattattttatgtgttgttttttctgaacattttttaaataaatgcataggtatttttttaacaattctttgGTGATTATGTCACTATCTGCAATACATGTTCAGGATATATACCTATTTAAAATTTGCAAGTACACAAAGTACATAAGATGCTGCATTACGGTAAGCATCTTCCTAAcagtattttataaattatatataacgtATATTTAAAGAAGATCTTGTAAAACCCTGCTTAAGAGTCATATATTCAAATGACATTCAGCTCCTCTATCAGAAGACTGATAATGGATTTAAGTTTGTTTCGTTTGGTTTGAAGAGTTCTGAATAGACTCATAGATAAATAAACTTACATTTTGGAAAGATTTGATTAGTTCATCTGAATACTGTTTTGCTCGGTCAATTCTGTCTTTAAGTGTAATCTGAACGGACTCTGGGATGTAAGATGTTAATGTTGTTATTCCGATCTTGACTTTCTTTGTAAGATTCCTGGCTACAGCAATCGACTGTCCCTCTAGAGTCTGAATAACAAATGTCacatttttaatatgattaattggTGTATCATAAACAAATCTTGTACATAAAGTTAAATTCATTATCTTGTTAACAGTTATCTACCCTGAAACTATATCAATTATCTTATTTCAAAATATCACTCTCTTATATCTTAGTATAGTACAAATAGtatcaattaaataaaaacaattaaaatgttcATCCTTACAATTCAAGTAAGGATGTTTAAAAAGACATGATTAACATTCCTTTAATTTTTTATACCTTTAAATTAGAATTtactgttttattgttttttttaccagGAAACTAAAGTTTACCTTTGGAACATCTTGGACATCATCCTCTTCTGTAACAATCTGTGACCATACTGAAGTCATTTTATCTTGAACCACTCCAAATGATCCTGTTACTTTTCCTGTTGCTGTTTCAATATTAGTTTTAGCATACTGAATCTGaaatgataaaacataaaaaatattataaaagttaaaagaaaagacaaacaacagtacataatacacaacataaaaaactagacttagcaacacaaacctAATGAAAATCGTAAGGATGATCTCAGTAGCTTCACaagataagcagatcctgcttcacatgctGCTAATATAGGTAAAaacgtgataaaaaaaaacatgtgataaATGTCTTGTTACTTTCAACAGAAACTTCAACTTGTATAAGAAAGACATAATTAATTGGGAATCTGTTTAGTCAATGTTAACCTAACTTTATAGGTATATTTTTCTACATGAAATGTTATTGTTTTTTGTAAGTGGTTGATTTTTCAATGTAACAAACAAACAGctaataatacttttattacCAAAAACTTAGCCTGAAGTCAGATAAGCATGAAAATGAAGCCAAAATCTTACCAAATCTACGGTAAAGCTGAGTTTAGCCAGATTTTCTTGACTTCTAAGTTGTAACCTCTTCATATCTCTCATGGCTTTATTATACATCCTCTTACGGACCTTCCCTGTCAGACAAGTTGCTCTTGTTACAGCATTTGGTGGGTATTCATCCATTTCTTCCTTTTCTACGTTTTCTGAATTTAATAATTACAGGTAATAATGTGAAAATTCATTTAAGATAGTATATATTTTGGTAGACATTCCAACTTTATTTATGTGAAGTTTAACTGAAccatatgtatatataaacttttgtatatttgtaactTTATTCTgagtctttttaaaatttaatcattatatttgtcaaattaTAGGCAGATTTTTGTCATGGATATTTTTGAACATTAAGGATATAAACCACAAAATGATTTCCTTGAGAACCTAAAACGTACAAGCTTTGATTGAtggtatatatatgtaagacatcTTTTCCTGAAAAAAACTATCCTATTCTTacttaaacatatatattgtaataCAATAATGATTATACCTTCATCTTCAGAGTCAGACTCTGGCAAGTATTTCTCCACATACTGTTCTGAAAAATCTAAGGCATTGTTGACTTGGCTGGACACAAACTGACCATATGGAGTGTCCATGGTCTTGGCCACTTGGTTACAACCAAACTCTGTCACTGCTGATCCAATCTGCTTTACCTTTCCTATCTATggataaaacatttcaacttcAGTTCTACATTGAGTTTTACATTAAAATCTTTGGTACATGTGGTTATTGTAAGATTTTTAATCTTTTAGAACTTCATATTggaaataatttttcatatgtaTGTGGATATGGAATGTTTATGTGCTACAAATATATGTATTCTTATGCCGAGTATATACATGCACTTTCCGAAAAAACACATATGAGATTGCACAACAGGATGCCagataatacgtgtatcataacaaaatgaaatttaaagagTTTCTTGATTTGCTACAATTATTTCAATACTAAGGTCAACAGGAGTGGTATTCTGAAAATAGATAAATTTATGCTATACATGTATCAAATGATTACATTGTACTTGTAAGCTTCACTGAAATTTCATGTTTCgttcttaaaaaatatatgatcTACCAGAATAGGATGTCTTATATGTGACTTAAAGACTTTGTTTATTATGTTAAGTTTTTGGTGCCGACTGCATATACAACTAACCTGTTCCTTTCCTGTGTTGTAAGAGTTAGCTGTGAAATCTTTGACTGCTACGACACGATCAACTGTTGGCTTCACATACTTATCATACATCTGTTTACCATCTTCCATTAACtacaaaatgtcaaataatcTATTATCATACCAGGGAAagatttattcaaatataatacccaaattacatgtaactgatagtacaaaaaatattcaaaaaatttaattatatatgtacatttgtgtATTTTCAATAGCCAAATGACATAAATGACTATAGAATTTAAcagacatgtacatgtacacatattAATGGCTAATAATAGATATGAATTGCCTTTTTTTATCAAGTTATCGTTAACCATCCTGACCATAGATTGTAATATTTTACCAATTACGCAGTAATGTTTTTTACCTTGTTATATGTTCTGGTGTCAATGTTATCAATTAACAGGTCAGACATAGTCTACTTGTCAGTTTTTAAACAAAGTAGGTCAAGGGAGTTCTATTTTTAAAACCTTATCTGGCCTTCAACTGATATACATTTTAGAAAACATAACCTTCAATTGATATAAATTGAGATGACATGTTTGTACTTTGAACCAGTCTATCAGATGTGGGATGGATCACAAATCATATAGACATTGTTAactatattaattataataaaaagtacTGATGTCTTAAGAGCACATCAATGTACCAGCAAAATAACTTAAACAAGATTTGACACCTTACCTCTTCAGTAGGTTTGTTGATAACAGGGTATTTTTCTTCCAATTGATTTAATTTCTCACAAGCATAACTGTTAGCTTTTTCTACAACTGTAAAatagaaatttcaaaatcaaaattcaatcttttattttaaagCTTAAATTgactttattataaaaaaaaatacatttaattttatagcccataataaagatatatattacatataactATACTTTATAGAGATAAACTGACAGGAGTTTCTACAAAGACCATGTTTGAATGATTCACCAAACTATGTATACTCTTTATTCTATCCTAAATTCAAAAGCaaagtttttttctatttaaattgcaatttttaatcaaattgtatgTCATAAACTCATAATTACACAGATTAACAATGATTAATGggatatttttgttgttttcatacatctaacatgtctaagaatTTGTCTAATTGttggaatatacatgtatgcattatGCACTATACAATTGTATGTATAATGTCTACTACAATCAtgaaacacaggcacttgtctcagacaaaaaaatcttatataccttaatacatgtaatataacaCCGCCTGACATTTTactaaaatgcaagttaagtaccttgtgttatattaaggtatataagggttttttttgagacaagtgcctgcgTCATGAATGTATCTtaactatatacatttttaattgcACAGAATACTATTAACATGATCATTGATGATGTACCAATTGAAGACTTAAAAATCTAAGTTTAATTGTGTTGTATACAATAGATGATCTATTACTGGGCTGCTTTGATTTTTGCAttcaaatattattgtttttcttgttattattCCCCTTCCCAATCATCCAGGCTAACTATTGACCTTCAGAACTTACTTTGTGGTTGGTATCGTTCTACCAATGGTTTACCAAACACTACTGATGTATCCACCACAGTTTTAACACCAGCCTCTGCCATGTTCAGAGAGGACTTCAGTAATTCATGGGATCCTTTAGTTCTCTGGTAGAGATTGTAGGCCTGCGTCCAGGCTGAACTGACCACTGGGATCTTTCCCAGTTGATTTATAAATTGTTGATCTTCCATTATCCTTCGTTGTTCCTCCATGTGTTGCCTGTACATACAAACTCTGTAATCAACATGTTAATATTAgagaatacatttattttcaattgagctaaaaaatcaccaaaataaatcTATTTACACAGGTTTTGAAATCTAAATTTCCTTTTGTGTCGagattaataatatttgttttctttattttataaactaCAGAAACAAGTGCCTCGTACATAATTTCTCTCTGTCAAGTTCTCTTCTCTGACTCTGTGCAACAAGTATAAACTTTATAACACACCGTCACGCTATGCCATAATATGTCTGTCCAGACTGGTAGACATCATGACATGAGACAATGAAACCGTAAAAGTAAAACCCCTTTTTCTGGTAgatcatacattttttaaatgaacaatcTTATGTTCGTTATGGCATAGAActatttaaacatttgttttcttaaaaagaGTACAACTTACCACGATATCTGTTTTAATTTGACAAAGAAACACCGCACTGCGGATTTATAAGCTAACTGACTATGTCTGATAAGCTAAAACACACGTCTAAGATCAAAGTCCGAAATTCCTTGTGTGATGTCACGGAAACTACCCTAATGAAACTGAGGGTCGATaaggtttttattttaatttcaacaaatgTTCTGCGTCATTTTGGATTTGCTACAATATCAAAAGGTTGACATAATCAATTAAGAACATAATTAATTTAGTGTACGGtttatttaaaaatcaatataataaacatttacaaatacaTTAAATTTACCCTCAATCTACCCCAAGAGGGAAATCCTTCACTCAGCTGACAATGACGTGTCTTATCAATGTTGACCTTGACCCCTGGAAATGACAATATCGACCAAAAAACATGATCACTTCGTGCTGCGACTACGTAGCTTAATttcggaaaataaaatattataactcagttatatttttatttgcgAAATAGGACCCACCATGAACGAAATCAAGGATCACAAAACAATACACTAATAATACCAGAGACATTGTATTATAACCTGAAATAATTTCataattaaatgaaattttaaactGAGTTCGAAGATCTAGGAAAACTGAGATGTTTCACGTCTCTCAGCATGCTCAGTGGTATAAATGCACTTTATGCAGTTTGAAACCtacatatatgacatatatttcTTCATTATCTTGCATTTTGCTCAGTAACTTAAAATACTCATCTTCATTCTGTTATAGGTCTAGACCAGATTTGATCAGATTTAATCGACTCATCTTCATTCTGTTATAGGTCTAGACCAGATCTGGGAACAGTGAGAGGGCGGAAAGGGGAAAGGGCGACAGGGAGAGAGGTggtgggagaaaggagagaaggggcaggagaaaggagaaaagagttaaaaaaggagacaaaaatgtatatttaaattattaaaatttagcaggaaaacaattatttaatacatGAGTTAATCAAAAGATTAAAGAAAGTgctaataaaatttaaaataacctaaaaaaaaaaaaaaaacattcaaagcaaattaaaaaacggaaagtccgaaATCAAACGGCAAAactcaaacaaatggataacaactaatATTCCGAatcggtacaggcattttcttctcAACATCCTTGTTGGTTTTTTCTAGATAAAGTGCTTCAAAGTTGACCGATATCCATATAATTTGGCAGAAAATGGATAACATTACTTAATATAGagtaacatttgttttttactGCGAGGTATTGAAAAATATGTAACGGGATCTGAATGGTgcttgttattttgttttcatttaacctgTCTGGTTTTCGTAAATTTCCTATTATAAATGccgagttcacacgtaattcgaacagcgaattcgaattcgattcacattaactttagttttattttcaactaaCAGGGTGCACATTCAGCTTCAAAAAATTGATTGAGTGAACAGTGATTTTTAAATACAATatgaattgattgatttgagGTTCAAAAatgtccggtggcaaatatttcaggcatgttcaggacgatacaatacaatttgaaattgttGTGTCTTATGCAGCCATCAAAAAGGGAAGTAATAAAACATCCCGTCAGATGTAAAGTGAAAGATAAAATAAAACCTGTTTTAATATAGTATATTCTCTGTATGATATAAACGTTTGGGTAGTAGTGTGCATATAGTTGCGGACAACCTTGCAAactgtaaggcagcaaccatttgattttctggggggggctatggtttttttttctgtacaaattttttttttcgcctgcggcgaaaaacaatctatttttttcgcgacaagtcgaaaacaatttttttttctttcaattttagcgttacatatagtggcagctgagggtaaaacaaacaatttttttttctcagaatcaaaaacaaattatttttttctccaaaaactggaaacaaaccccccccccccccccccccccccgaaaatcaaatggttgctgcctaagttcAACATTGTCATTCGTGtaaaatgatataataaaaaaaaatctgagaacaTACATGCATcctctataacatgtataagtaaaacACTCGATGCAATATAAAAGTTCCACCTTGAAATTGTACACTGTAGATGGAGGAAGTTGTgcctttatatattttcaaaataccaaatttaaaaaaaagtcttgacTGAATATGAGgacttttgatatatatatttatactaaagttgacataaaaaaaaatattgcacttCGAAATAAGTTGTATAAACCCTTAACTACATCCTTTATACCGATTAAGTGAGGGACAGGCGGCCAAATGGACACGGGTAAAACAGTATGACTAGTCGCGACATTTTGTCGAgggaacaaaatatataataagcgtttatattattgtatttgtgttctatttttcaAAGCATTTGGTgacaataattatttttaaataagtagTTCATAGTGGAATATAGTTCGGAAATCATCAATTGTACATCATGTCAAACTCAACAACAAAACACACCCATCCTTGTACACCCAAGTGTAAATTAACATGAACCAAAATgatgttaaaatgtatttttttcagttgGTTTCTGCATTTGAAAAATATAGGCAAACAATCATATctctttaattctttttttttttttttttttttggcgttcAGAGTGCTTTTCTGGGTTTACCTTCATCAAAGCACCGATTATTCATTTATTGTCGGCCACTgggttttatttaatgaattgtTGGATTGTTAATTTCAAGAAATGATTTGTTTTGAAATACGGAATGgagtgaaaaaaatatgtaacgggGTTTGAATGATTTAAGTTTATTTTGTCCCAACGGGTGTGCATTAATTAAGTGTTGACATCCCAAAATGACAAGCCTTTGTTAACTTTTTCCtcattccgatgttgctgtccTGTGTAAACTGCGCTTATACAGTATTGGCAATCTAATTTCTTACAAGTTTCTGGGACCATATTTTCTGTAGAGTccaataatatttcaaaaactttaattctaaaaaatcattttctgccTGATTTTCAACGACTGCTAATACTATGtattttcaattaattatatctattattttccaaaataattttctttttcttttttgcaagCACCGTTTTTCGGCAACCATTTTAAACGAATTGGTTTCTTAAAGAAATTGCACTAAATAGTGTTTCAAAAATTCCCCGTATTTTAACACATTATCCTGCGTTTCTATAGTTTggatttatactttaaaaaacaATCATCGGGAAATTGCGTGATGCATCAGAGTTACAAATTCAACGCAAACAGACAGCTTCACAGTCAGCGAAAAAGTAATAGAGGTTCTTGAAGCAGAAGAAACAACACTTCTATCTTGTGAGAGGACAAGACGTGGACGAACCATAAAAACAAGACATTTGAtcgatttctttgaaaattagCATTCTGTATACTATTTTTTCATGATGCAGAATGGGAGACAAGAGAAAGGGGTTGGGAGAAAGGAGAGGAGGGGCGAGAGAAAGGTGAAGAGGggcgggagaaaggagaaagaTACCCCCTTTCCGCCCCTCAACAGTATATTTAACATATATGATCCTGACCAGATTCAATATTTTCAGTCACTTCTTACCAGGTcataatattcattttcaaaatcctttAGGCTAAGTTGGTTGTTTTTGACAGGAAAGTTACTCTAGCCAGTATGTATAAGTCCAAACGGATTTACGACTGTAGTTAGACATGTATAAACTtgacagcccattagtccgacaacctattagtccgacaacccaatataccgacaacccattgctccgacagccaataatccgacaacccattagtccgacactTATCAAGTATCAGGGTATCAAGGTAAAAACAATCTGCATTATTACTTTTAtgatataacatattttaagaaataactccgtATATCTAAAGATAGTTCGAATAATTTACTAAATTCGAAATCTGTAATAGAAGAGGatagaatatttcattttccaaattacaGGGTTTATAAAGAGCATATAAATCTAGAAAAACAAGTGAAAGTGCGAAAGAAGAAGAAGCTTCTGCTCATTGATGACACCTCGCCCAAATTTCTCGGTAAGCAGGAAAAAGCATCACACGGTATTACTGACTTATATAAACATTGAAATCAATTTCAGAAATCCTTTTGTTGTATTTCCTGGGAAAATTTGACGAAATTTTAGTGATGAATTTAAAAACGCACAACTAGGTATAGCTGATTTTAATAAACCCTGAAACTAACTtccagaaatccttgtaatgtagttcgttagaaaaacaatctaattaaaaatacAACGAccatattcatgggacggacagacagaggtaaaacagtatacccccactttttaGAAGCGGCGGTATAATGATTGGGTCAatattaaaacattacaaaagaAGTATAATATAATTATCATTTTATCACCATAAAGGCTAATGGTCAGAATCGGAGTCAAAACAAAATCATAAGTAGTAAAAACAACTAGCCGTGACAGTTATATCAAATACCAGTATCAAGACCTGTTCTACACAAGTCAAAAAActaacaagaaaataatttttcccaataatagtaaagttttcttgtgttaatatgaaaacaaatttcgaagatttatcatgtttatctaactttttaaagttttgacaGGTGCTAGAAATATGCTGAAAGAGTTACTATTACTATGGAGtgagcattcgattgaaaaatgacgtTCATCCTCAACTTTGTCAGCTGTACAATATAGTCAGTAGGTCTCAGATCTTACAATacgatttttttagtttttggcATTATAAATTTCTAATGCAGTGGGTCAGCACTGTTTCTCAATTAACATATGAAGagcctttcttaaaatcagttatAGTCATTAGTTCATGTATCTAAATATTGTTCTTCTTGAAAACAATctttaaatgataaataagtTTGTCAGTATTCATTTTTTGAAACTCTAATAGATGATTCCAATATTTATATTTACCCAAAACACATAATGAACTAAGTTTTTGTTTAAAGTTAGTTAATTGAATTAGGTGGACAACTCTGCAATGGTAGACAAACCAAGAGTAAGTCCAGGAGAGGGGAAATCAATTGACACAAACACATGCGGGACAAGAATGTCCCACATTGTCTCAGattcatgacttttttttattagttgttattggcctTGGACTAGGTGTCAATAACTGCTAATACTATCAGATCTATACTTTGTGTTCTTGTTGTTGTGAGGGATGTATATAAATACCCTGTCACGTCCGGTATGTATGTATAagttttaaaagtgtttttgctttgtatcgatctgatgagttaaactcttattaattttttaactaatgtttaaccccgccactgCCCCAAGTCAGTAGCtggtagtttagtggttgtcgttcggtttgtctgtcatatttgtttttcgtgaatAGTTTTGTTGTAATTCATCAGTCCTGCCTCTCCCCCAACCATTATAAAAGAGGCATGTTATTCTTGATTTTAAAGTAAGTTCGCGATATACAATCAGTACCCCATCATATATAGTGCGAGTCAACTCTCAGACTATGTCTGATCGATCGTTAATGAAATGATGTGTACTATCTCCGTATTTCGTGGATTCACATTTCCGAACATAATATTCATAAGTTCGCACAGGTTGGTGTCTCGGTAGAAGCTGAAATTGCTCATCTTTTTGGAGCACATAGTTCGTCCTTGTTCTCATCTTTCATTTTAGGACCTGGGTTTGTATTTGTCactttgtttttctcattttgactAAAACTACATTATTCGCTAATTCCGCGACaacattaatttaaataa
The window above is part of the Mytilus galloprovincialis chromosome 4, xbMytGall1.hap1.1, whole genome shotgun sequence genome. Proteins encoded here:
- the LOC143071718 gene encoding perilipin-2-like isoform X1, giving the protein MYRQHMEEQRRIMEDQQFINQLGKIPVVSSAWTQAYNLYQRTKGSHELLKSSLNMAEAGVKTVVDTSVVFGKPLVERYQPQIVEKANSYACEKLNQLEEKYPVINKPTEELMEDGKQMYDKYVKPTVDRVVAVKDFTANSYNTGKEQIGKVKQIGSAVTEFGCNQVAKTMDTPYGQFVSSQVNNALDFSEQYVEKYLPESDSEDEENVEKEEMDEYPPNAVTRATCLTGKVRKRMYNKAMRDMKRLQLRSQENLAKLSFTVDLIQYAKTNIETATGKVTGSFGVVQDKMTSVWSQIVTEEDDVQDVPKTLEGQSIAVARNLTKKVKIGITTLTSYIPESVQITLKDRIDRAKQYSDELIKSFQNVNSYEEVPSWLLAQAQDKMGYVQETVNFLTEYLLSKPLDWLSPEFDLDGINLADPVMDLSSNGHAPHVPFDGDNTDNQ
- the LOC143071718 gene encoding perilipin-2-like isoform X2, whose product is MYRQHMEEQRRIMEDQQFINQLGKIPVVSSAWTQAYNLYQRTKGSHELLKSSLNMAEAGVKTVVDTSVVFGKPLVERYQPQIVEKANSYACEKLNQLEEKYPVINKPTEELMEDGKQMYDKYVKPTVDRVVAVKDFTANSYNTGKEQIGKVKQIGSAVTEFGCNQVAKTMDTPYGQFVSSQVNNALDFSEQYVEKYLPESDSEDEENVEKEEMDEYPPNAVTRATCLTGKVRKRMYNKAMRDMKRLQLRSQENLAKLSFTVDLIQYAKTNIETATGKVTGSFGVVQDKMTSVWSQIVTEEDDVQDVPKTLEGQSIAVARNLTKKVKIGITTLTSYIPESVQITLKDRIDRAKQYSDELIKSFQNVNSYEEVPSWLLAQAQDKMGYVQETVNFLTEYLLSKPLDWLMPKGKRPEEKED